The region ATTTCTGGAAGCGAGAATGTTTTCTCTTTCTTGACTGGAATTCGGAGTGTACCGTCGAGATGGAATAAAAACGGACCTTCTCCGGCCGGCGACAGCGGCGATTCTATATGAAAATACAGAAATTCTCCTTCTTCTTTGGCGAACGAAAGCCGCTTTCCTTGTCCTTCTTCACAGAGATATTGGACAAAGCGGGACAACGACATATGGTAGTGGTCCAAAATCACTTTTGGGATGGCGAGCGTCGGCGGCGAAGCGGTATGTACAACAGGCAAGGATAACGGTTTTTTTCGCCCGCTTAGAAGAAAAAATGTTTCATGCAACTCGCCAATTCGTTGCAACAGCGCGCCCATGCGAAATTTTTCCCCAGCTTCTTGTTTCACATGAAACATTTTTTCAGAAAAATGTGCGAATAAACCGTTTTTTTGTATTTTCACTTCGTCATCTAAAAATTCGTAGCCCTGTTTTTTTCGTTTTCTTGCTGATACACCATGAGCCAAGACCGATGTCGATTCCGGGTAGTCGGGGTCGACAGTGAGCAGGCATGCTTTTAAGAGCTGCACCATGCCGTAAAATAAGAGAACCGGCTTGATGGACAGCGGCGCCTGCTGGGCAGCGGCGTAAAAGTTTTGCCCGTGTTCCAGATAATATAAAAATGGGTAACAGTTTGCATAACTGCGTTGGAC is a window of Geobacillus kaustophilus DNA encoding:
- a CDS encoding YaaC family protein, which encodes MFGNHGQLFRLSVFRSADTAQQFLRQCYQQLQRDDAVQRSYANCYPFLYYLEHGQNFYAAAQQAPLSIKPVLLFYGMVQLLKACLLTVDPDYPESTSVLAHGVSARKRKKQGYEFLDDEVKIQKNGLFAHFSEKMFHVKQEAGEKFRMGALLQRIGELHETFFLLSGRKKPLSLPVVHTASPPTLAIPKVILDHYHMSLSRFVQYLCEEGQGKRLSFAKEEGEFLYFHIESPLSPAGEGPFLFHLDGTLRIPVKKEKTFSLPEIHAHYLLLYNLSMISRYETEWWSELLHSYPSKAYTFILEFLSVSAEKVPLLLHEYLMRKFLG